In Nasonia vitripennis strain AsymCx chromosome 2, Nvit_psr_1.1, whole genome shotgun sequence, a genomic segment contains:
- the LOC100680421 gene encoding carbohydrate sulfotransferase 11-like, with protein MRFIRVVVNRITMSRTLRRNVPKFLVLFTVGALFFLLLVRSKLVRSYDEPEYKKQDTERAKREAEIENRERIARVRRVCKKYQMGPFKTASSEVEFKEPPAPQYSVFYIDSKHNISYCPIYKSGSTTWIYNLCLLNGVSEKELSSGKEQISVIARRIIPELDYPEADVLLSNTAKLLIVRHPFERLLSAYRDKLENSVAGREHGSLHFYKRYGESIVRKYRDKNRPTPSSNQVIRRAGLPAPAGIEPTWREFVDYLINTDLASYADDHWTPYYLYCTPCLINYDIIAKVETLWRDQAYAIHQLGLDQQIRPRWRHSTSNNVTDAATVYFSQLTKEHVRKLHEKFRLDLEMFGYDAERYYELATATS; from the exons ATGAGGTTTATACGTGTAGTGGTGAACAGAATAACGATGTCTCGGACGCTCAGAAGGAACGTTCCcaaatttttggttttattcactGTCGGGGCATTGTTTTTTCTGCTTCTGGTTAGGAGTAAACTCGTCAGATCGTACGATGAACCGGAGTACAAGAAGCAAGACACCGAAAGAGCAAAG AGGGAAGCAGAAATAGAAAACCGAGAAAGGATCGCTCGAGTCAGAAGAGTATGCAAGAAGTATCAAATGGGTCCTTTCAAAACAGCTAGTTCCGAAGTGGAATTCAAAGAGCCTCCTGCGCCTCAGTACAGCGTCTTTTACATAGACAG TAAGCACAACATATCGTACTGTCCGATTTACAAGTCTGGAAGTACCACGTGGATTTACAACTTGTGTTTATTAAACGGAGTCAGCGAAAAGGAACTTTCAAGTGGAAAAGAACAAATTTCCGTTATCGCCAGGCGAATCATACCCGAGCTCGATTACCCCGAAGCAGACGTG TTACTGAGTAACACGGCAAAACTGCTGATTGTAAGGCATCCGTTCGAAAGACTGCTCAGCGCATACCGTGACAAATTGGAGAATTCCGTAGCCGGTAGGGAGCACGGAAGCCTCCACTTCTACAAACGCTACGGAGAGTCCATAGTCCGAAAGTATCGAG ACAAAAACCGACCAACGCCGAGCAGCAACCAAGTGATTCGCCGAGCAGGTCTACCAGCTCCAGCAGGAATCGAGCCAACCTGGCGCGAATTCGTCGACTACCTGATCAACACGGACCTCGCGAGTTACGCCGACGACCACTGGACGCCTTACTATCTTTATTGCACGCCCTGTCTGATTAATTACGACATTATTGCCAAG GTGGAGACTTTATGGCGCGACCAGGCCTACGCGATTCATCAGTTGGGTCTCGACCAGCAGATAAGGCCTCGTTGGAGACACAGCACATCTAATAATGTCACCGACGCTGCTACCGTCTACTTTAGCCAGCTGACCAAGGAACATGTGCGAAAACTCCACGAAAAGTTCAGGCTGGACCTGGAGATGTTCGGATACGATGCTGAGAGGTACTACGAGTTGGCAACGGCAACTTCGTAA